GACTTGACCGAGTACAAAGCGGTATCTGCGCGTTTCAACAAATCCTCTGCATTTTCTCCATCCTGTGGAAACATAGCAATCCCAATGCTGCTTGAGATCGTCACCAAATGCCCGTTCAGCTCGAAAGGCTTTTGCAGCTGACTCATGATCAGCTCGGCGACAGCCTCCGCTTGTTTGGAATCCGTCAGTTGGCAGAGTAAGATTGTAAACTCGTCACCGCCAAGACGTGCGACGCTATCACCCGGTTGGACACATGCCTGCAGACGCTTTGCTACCTCGATCAGGAGCATGTCACCTACGTCGTGCCCGAACGAATCATTGATATCTTTAAATCGGTCCATATCGAGAAACAGGACAGCCATGTTCGATTGAAAACGCTTGGCCTGCATGATTTCCTTGGTCAATTGCTGTACGTACATCCGACGATTGGGCAGATCTGTCAGGGCATCGTGGTACGCCAAATGATGGATGGTTTCCTCCGATTGCTTGCGCTCGGTAATATCACGCGTGACGAGAATCAGACTGGACACATTGCCTTCTTCGTCGATAATCGGATTGATCTTGGATTCTGTCCAGATCGGCGTCTCCCGTTTGGTCTTGATCCGACACTCCGCCATATAGCCTTTTCCCGTGGAATATGTGTATTGGATCGCATAGCCCATGATTTCCCTGTCTTCATCCGCAATCCACTCCAGCAAATTTTGGATCTGCTCATCCGGAACATCGTGTTCCCACAGTGTTTTATGGGAAGGAGAAAGGTAGAGAAAATCTCCATCTGCATTAATCATAGAGATGATATCGGATGTATTTTCCGCGATGATTCGGTATTTTTCTTCACTTTTCATCACGTCTTCTTCCATTTGCTTGCGTGCCGTGATGTCACTGCGAATGGAGACATACTGATAGATTTTTCCCGACTGATTGACGAAAGGCACGATTGTGGTATCGACCCAGTACAAAGAGTCATCCTTGGCTTTGTTCCGGATTTCCCCTCGCCAGATCTGACCCGAACCGATCGTCCCCCACATTTGCTTGAAGAAATCTTTCGGATGATGACCGGAATTCAGTAGCCGATGATCCTGCCCGATCAGCTCGCTGCGACTGTATTTGGATATTCGGCAAAACTGGTCGTTGGCACTCTGAATGATCCCCCGGTGATCGGTAATCGCTACAATCGTTGATTTGTCCAACGCTTTTCTGACATCAGCTAGCTCTAGTAACGCTAGCTTCAGTTTCTCATCTTTTTCTTGCAAGAGGTCTTCCCATTCTTGCGGTGAGAGTTCTATGACTGCTTCGTTTCTCATCTATCTATCCCCAGATCCCCTATATTTTCAACCTTATAAAAAAGACCCTTATAAAAAAAGACCCTTTCCCAAATGGACTGGATCAATTTTGATTC
This is a stretch of genomic DNA from Brevibacillus choshinensis. It encodes these proteins:
- a CDS encoding sensor domain-containing protein, translating into MRNEAVIELSPQEWEDLLQEKDEKLKLALLELADVRKALDKSTIVAITDHRGIIQSANDQFCRISKYSRSELIGQDHRLLNSGHHPKDFFKQMWGTIGSGQIWRGEIRNKAKDDSLYWVDTTIVPFVNQSGKIYQYVSIRSDITARKQMEEDVMKSEEKYRIIAENTSDIISMINADGDFLYLSPSHKTLWEHDVPDEQIQNLLEWIADEDREIMGYAIQYTYSTGKGYMAECRIKTKRETPIWTESKINPIIDEEGNVSSLILVTRDITERKQSEETIHHLAYHDALTDLPNRRMYVQQLTKEIMQAKRFQSNMAVLFLDMDRFKDINDSFGHDVGDMLLIEVAKRLQACVQPGDSVARLGGDEFTILLCQLTDSKQAEAVAELIMSQLQKPFELNGHLVTISSSIGIAMFPQDGENAEDLLKRADTALYSVKSQGRNGYSLFDPTMEAKSLERILMENELRKAIEHEQFQVYYQPKMDIGSQILTGMEALVRWVHPELGVISPGKFIPIAEESGMIIELGEWILKEACKQNKKWHDQGHLLKVSVNLSARQIFQKDLVEMITSTLEELELSSEWLELEITESIFVKMEEATVVLQQLRGAGIHISIDDFGTGYSSFSYIKRLPVDTIKIDASFIRDIHHNQESQAIVKAIVTIADSLQMNVIAEGIELDDQVEALQQNGCIHGQGYLFSKPLATEDFEHFLSNQ